A region from the Nonlabens sp. YIK11 genome encodes:
- a CDS encoding DUF4251 domain-containing protein, with protein MKMYRPIYSKCVLLLIAILSITACSVQKTGSPAEFEALTNKVVNGDTLRIEMDAAYPLNTYASQQVIQQLMRNTGNTANRIDLSGDSYFLEIHPDMVKASLPFFGERRQGAGYNNPQDSGINFEQAPEDYLYTADNEAYKYEIEFDANDKTENYDVDVVVFANGKATVYVRSTTRTVMQYQGRVVPTNDSKK; from the coding sequence ATGAAAATGTATCGTCCTATATATAGTAAATGTGTGTTGTTACTTATCGCAATTTTAAGCATTACTGCCTGCAGCGTTCAAAAAACGGGAAGCCCAGCAGAATTTGAGGCGTTGACCAATAAAGTGGTTAATGGTGATACGTTGCGCATTGAGATGGATGCGGCTTATCCCTTGAATACGTATGCATCCCAACAAGTGATTCAACAATTGATGCGTAATACGGGAAACACAGCTAACAGGATAGATCTTAGCGGTGATTCTTATTTTCTAGAAATTCATCCAGATATGGTGAAAGCCAGTTTACCGTTTTTTGGAGAGCGTCGTCAAGGTGCTGGTTATAACAATCCGCAAGACAGTGGTATCAATTTTGAACAGGCGCCTGAAGATTATCTCTACACGGCAGATAATGAGGCATACAAATACGAGATTGAATTTGATGCCAATGACAAAACCGAAAATTATGATGTGGACGTCGTTGTATTTGCTAATGGTAAAGCAACAGTTTACGTAAGAAGTACCACCAGAACGGTCATGCAATATCAAGGAAGAGTGGTACCAACCAACGATTCTAAGAAGTAA
- a CDS encoding Na+/H+ antiporter NhaC family protein, which produces MDHKTVITPKFSALIPLFVFVFTFLGVGIIQNDFYALPAPIAVIAGIIVAFLMFRQTIESKIQTLLKGCGDDKILTMCLIYLLAGAFAAITNATGSVDAIVNLGLDFIAVQYIYVGIFVIAAFLSVSTGTSVGAIVALAPIVVGFADKSSADLAILCGALLGGSMFGDNLSVISDTTIAATQSLGCKMSDKFKENIKIALPAALVTIAILIFQGLDLESGNAETIVYDYSVIKILPYLLVIGLSVLGVNVFITLLLGCISAALLGIAYGDFTILESTKIAYEGFTSMTEIFLLSLLTGGLAALVARNGGIDFILIKIKKLISSKKSAQLGIASLVSTVNLAIANNTVSIIITGPIAKTINDEYHLDNKKTASILDIFACIFQGLLPYGAQVLMILSLSNELINYLDLVSNTWYLLLLLITTIAFIVFNTPKTVRVP; this is translated from the coding sequence ATGGATCATAAAACCGTGATTACCCCTAAATTTTCAGCGCTTATACCGCTTTTTGTCTTCGTCTTTACTTTTCTAGGCGTTGGTATTATTCAAAATGACTTTTACGCATTACCAGCACCTATAGCTGTTATTGCGGGAATTATCGTGGCGTTCCTGATGTTCAGACAGACCATCGAATCCAAAATCCAAACTCTTTTAAAAGGTTGTGGTGACGATAAGATCTTGACCATGTGTTTGATTTATCTCTTGGCCGGTGCTTTTGCTGCCATCACTAACGCAACTGGTAGCGTGGATGCTATTGTCAATTTGGGCCTGGACTTTATTGCCGTGCAATATATCTACGTGGGCATCTTTGTTATCGCTGCATTTTTATCGGTTTCTACAGGAACTTCTGTAGGTGCGATCGTCGCGCTGGCGCCTATTGTGGTAGGCTTTGCCGATAAAAGCAGCGCAGACCTCGCCATTTTGTGCGGCGCCTTGCTGGGCGGTAGTATGTTTGGTGATAATCTCTCGGTCATATCAGATACCACGATCGCTGCGACCCAATCTTTGGGTTGTAAGATGAGTGATAAATTCAAGGAGAATATTAAGATCGCTCTTCCAGCTGCATTGGTCACCATTGCCATTTTGATATTTCAAGGGTTGGATCTAGAGTCTGGCAATGCAGAGACGATCGTTTATGATTATTCGGTGATTAAAATTTTGCCGTACCTTCTTGTAATTGGGCTTTCTGTATTGGGCGTTAATGTGTTTATCACACTGCTTTTGGGATGCATCAGTGCTGCCCTATTGGGGATTGCCTATGGTGATTTCACCATATTGGAATCTACCAAAATCGCCTATGAAGGCTTTACCAGTATGACCGAAATCTTCTTACTTTCCTTACTTACCGGTGGTCTAGCTGCACTCGTGGCGAGAAATGGTGGAATTGATTTTATTCTGATCAAAATAAAAAAGCTGATCTCCAGCAAGAAATCGGCGCAATTGGGAATTGCTTCACTGGTCAGCACCGTGAATCTAGCCATTGCAAACAATACAGTTTCCATCATCATCACAGGTCCCATTGCCAAAACCATTAATGATGAGTACCATCTGGATAACAAGAAAACCGCATCCATTCTGGATATTTTTGCCTGTATTTTTCAGGGATTGTTGCCCTATGGTGCACAGGTGTTGATGATCTTGAGTTTGTCTAACGAACTAATCAATTATCTGGATTTGGTTTCTAATACGTGGTACCTCTTGTTACTGTTGATTACGACCATAGCATTCATTGTTTTCAATACACCTAAAACGGTAAGAGTTCCATAA
- a CDS encoding thiamine phosphate synthase, with protein MIPKLHYISNAKTPQLHLDNIQKACSAGIELVQLDMKHIKKPALLQLAKDVQAITSHFQTRLIITSHYKIAETIKADGVFLEKTDASPTLVREHLFPWQSIGASAHTLQDGENLIKKEVDYIALGPFQTAKEDKTNALGINGYTAIAEALLTETPLLGFGNITTNDVKNILDTGISGIIVSQEINADFNLIKTYHQLLNASSTQEMRHSF; from the coding sequence ATGATTCCAAAACTTCATTACATATCAAACGCCAAAACGCCGCAACTTCATCTGGACAACATTCAGAAAGCCTGCAGTGCTGGAATCGAATTGGTACAATTGGACATGAAGCACATCAAGAAACCAGCGCTTTTACAGTTGGCTAAAGATGTACAGGCCATCACGTCACATTTCCAGACCAGACTCATCATCACGAGCCATTACAAGATTGCCGAAACTATTAAAGCAGACGGCGTATTCCTGGAAAAAACTGATGCTTCTCCTACTCTAGTGAGAGAACATTTGTTCCCATGGCAAAGCATTGGTGCTAGCGCGCACACCTTGCAGGATGGTGAGAACTTGATTAAAAAAGAAGTGGATTATATCGCCTTAGGACCATTTCAAACGGCTAAGGAAGATAAAACGAATGCCTTAGGGATCAATGGTTATACCGCTATTGCGGAAGCTTTACTAACCGAAACACCATTACTAGGTTTTGGCAACATTACTACAAACGATGTCAAGAACATCTTGGACACTGGTATCTCTGGAATCATCGTATCTCAAGAAATCAATGCCGATTTCAATTTGATCAAAACCTATCATCAGTTGCTTAATGCCTCTTCTACGCAAGAGATGAGGCATAGTTTCTAG
- a CDS encoding DUF4494 domain-containing protein — MSATWYECKVKYRKFNEATASHKMKTEPFLVDAISYTEAESRITEEMAAYLSDNEEIKITNIKVANYAEIHPFENSDRWFKSKISLIAVDEESGKERKTNIYFLVQANDVKEAYENTVSAMADTMGEYTITAVAESPIMDVFPYFTGEEDDVERLKNFTALKDSISVSHETDEVLEMEDSLIAVED; from the coding sequence ATGAGCGCCACATGGTACGAGTGCAAAGTGAAGTATAGAAAATTTAATGAAGCCACGGCCAGTCATAAAATGAAAACAGAGCCTTTTCTGGTAGATGCGATATCCTACACAGAAGCCGAAAGCAGAATCACCGAAGAAATGGCGGCTTATTTGAGTGACAACGAGGAGATCAAAATCACCAACATCAAAGTGGCTAATTATGCCGAGATCCATCCATTCGAAAACTCAGACCGCTGGTTCAAATCAAAGATTTCACTCATCGCTGTAGATGAAGAAAGTGGCAAGGAGCGTAAAACCAACATCTACTTCCTTGTACAAGCCAACGACGTGAAAGAAGCGTATGAAAATACCGTAAGCGCCATGGCAGATACAATGGGAGAATATACGATTACAGCCGTTGCAGAATCACCTATTATGGATGTGTTCCCATATTTCACCGGTGAGGAAGATGATGTAGAACGTTTGAAAAACTTCACGGCTCTTAAAGACTCAATATCGGTTTCTCATGAAACCGATGAAGTACTGGAAATGGAAGATTCCCTGATCGCTGTTGAGGATTAG
- a CDS encoding class I SAM-dependent methyltransferase codes for MDRTTNFQPSIMDSKSIFYRRIHHYAIPVITLALCMSFASCQGQKKDEPTEKTTEIYTYKSGDYNGIGKWYLGREIAHVMGFQGMEWLNRPEREKEENVSKLLENMDIQSDDVIADIGAGSGYHVFKIAPIAHEGEVYAVDIQEEMLAEMRRQLQNNGMDNVNLIKGDEQSVNLPENTIDKVLMVDVYHEFNYPLEMMLSIKKSLRPNAKVYLIEYRGEDRSIPIKTIHKMTEAQSIKEMEAAGFKLVKNIDNLPWQHCMVFEKS; via the coding sequence ATGGATCGAACCACAAATTTTCAACCTAGCATCATGGACTCCAAAAGCATTTTTTACCGTCGCATCCATCACTATGCGATTCCAGTGATCACGCTGGCGCTCTGTATGAGTTTTGCGAGTTGTCAAGGTCAAAAGAAAGACGAACCAACAGAAAAAACCACTGAGATCTATACCTATAAATCTGGTGATTACAATGGAATAGGGAAGTGGTATCTAGGTCGCGAGATCGCTCATGTCATGGGATTTCAAGGCATGGAATGGCTGAACCGTCCCGAGCGTGAGAAGGAAGAAAATGTTTCCAAACTACTGGAAAATATGGATATCCAAAGTGACGATGTGATTGCTGACATAGGCGCTGGATCTGGATACCACGTTTTTAAAATAGCACCTATAGCTCACGAAGGTGAAGTATATGCGGTCGACATTCAAGAAGAAATGCTTGCAGAGATGCGCAGGCAACTGCAAAATAACGGCATGGATAACGTGAACCTGATTAAAGGCGACGAGCAAAGCGTTAACCTACCCGAAAACACCATCGACAAAGTCTTGATGGTGGACGTGTACCACGAGTTTAATTATCCATTAGAGATGATGTTGTCCATCAAAAAGTCCTTGCGACCCAACGCCAAGGTCTATTTGATTGAATATCGTGGTGAAGATCGATCCATTCCCATCAAAACCATTCATAAAATGACCGAGGCGCAATCCATCAAAGAAATGGAAGCCGCAGGTTTTAAGCTGGTCAAGAACATCGACAACTTGCCATGGCAGCATTGTATGGTTTTTGAGAAATCCTAA
- a CDS encoding YqhA family protein gives MTKSLGFLLKIVAALAVIAIIALAIGVEFYAFKEIYSTLSKIVLGYSEEDEVIKNCLKALDLVLLGVILLSVGTALFELYVCKIPNLPSWLVIEDLDGLKALMIKMVIFIMTISFTGRVVVYNSGVEILYLGAGLALVVGALTYFLANKDEA, from the coding sequence ATGACAAAATCTCTAGGCTTCCTCCTAAAAATCGTAGCTGCCCTGGCAGTGATCGCCATTATCGCGCTGGCGATAGGCGTGGAATTTTATGCATTTAAAGAGATTTATAGCACGCTCTCAAAGATAGTTTTGGGGTATAGTGAAGAGGACGAAGTGATCAAGAATTGTTTGAAGGCACTAGATCTTGTGCTGCTGGGCGTGATTTTGTTATCTGTTGGGACGGCTTTATTTGAATTGTACGTGTGTAAGATTCCCAATTTGCCATCGTGGCTGGTCATTGAGGACCTGGATGGATTAAAGGCGTTGATGATCAAGATGGTGATTTTTATCATGACGATCTCTTTTACGGGACGTGTGGTGGTCTATAACAGTGGTGTCGAGATCTTATATCTAGGCGCTGGACTGGCACTGGTCGTAGGAGCTTTGACCTACTTTTTGGCCAACAAGGACGAGGCCTAA
- a CDS encoding ABC transporter permease: MAWRDAKASTSRLLLFMASIILGIAAVVSIQLFSQNLTDNIQRQSKSLMGADFIIDSDDIPNERAQAIIDSLQPDAQEVTFVSMIAFPKNGGTKLVNVRGLEGKFPFYGSIETLPANAGDQYQNTGGALVDATLMLQYNIQPGDSIKIGELTLPIAGSLKSIPGSEGISTSVAPPVVIPYEYVEATELLQFGSRKEYQFFFNQPEADLTALEQKVEPQLDVEDADLDTHTSTSRRLGRRYENVGAYLNLAAFIALLLGCVGIASSVNIYIKEKLNAVAVLKCMGASRKQSFLIYLIQIAGIGVIGGLIGTAIGVGLQAVFPYILREFLPFELEITINTQPLIMGVLLGLFMSVLFALLPLMRTWYVSPLEVLRVTNSSSARSNTARIIVIGLIVLSLYLFSWWLLKDALFALAFVAGVLVTFAILAGIAIGAMRLIKRNFPKRAGFTTRQSLLNLFRPNNQTVVLLVAIGLGTFLVSTLYFTKDILLGKTEIGQASERANIIALDVQPDQLDAVVATFEENQLPVIDNIPLVTMRMHKIKDQLVSELRVDTTRQIRGWILNHEFRTTYRDSLIPSEKIIAGSWTPSQKTGELVQISISDNLAQDANVTVGDRITLNVQGVLMETVVGSIRQVDWANLQINFSIVFPSGILENAPQFNVLTTYAPTEEQSAGFQRDLVRKFPNISIIDLRQVFNVVEDILDKVSWIINFMAFFSILTGIIVLIGSVRTSKYQRIKESVLLRTLGAKNRQILKITALEYLFLGILGSLVGIILALVSSLLLALLIFKEPFVPSAVPFIVFLPAISILVLIIGLSNIRSVLSSSPLEVLRKAA; the protein is encoded by the coding sequence ATGGCGTGGCGCGATGCTAAAGCCAGTACCTCAAGATTATTGCTGTTTATGGCGTCCATAATTCTGGGTATTGCGGCTGTGGTTTCCATTCAGCTTTTTAGTCAAAATCTTACCGACAATATCCAGCGGCAATCCAAATCCCTGATGGGTGCCGACTTTATCATCGATAGTGACGACATTCCTAATGAACGAGCACAGGCGATCATCGATTCTTTGCAGCCTGACGCCCAGGAAGTGACTTTTGTTTCCATGATTGCATTTCCCAAAAATGGAGGCACAAAGCTCGTTAACGTTCGCGGTCTGGAAGGAAAGTTTCCTTTTTATGGCTCTATAGAAACGCTGCCAGCAAACGCTGGAGATCAGTATCAAAATACTGGCGGAGCACTGGTAGATGCCACATTGATGCTGCAGTACAACATCCAACCTGGAGATTCGATCAAAATAGGTGAACTCACATTACCCATTGCAGGATCGCTCAAATCCATTCCTGGTAGTGAAGGTATTTCCACATCTGTAGCGCCACCTGTGGTGATTCCTTATGAATATGTGGAAGCGACGGAATTGTTGCAATTCGGGAGTCGTAAGGAATATCAATTTTTCTTCAATCAGCCAGAGGCAGATTTGACCGCGCTGGAGCAGAAAGTAGAGCCACAACTTGATGTGGAGGATGCAGATCTGGATACACACACGAGTACCAGTAGGCGACTGGGCAGACGCTATGAAAACGTAGGTGCCTATTTGAATCTAGCCGCTTTTATCGCTTTGTTGTTGGGCTGTGTAGGTATTGCCAGTTCTGTCAATATCTATATCAAGGAAAAACTCAACGCTGTTGCGGTTCTCAAATGCATGGGCGCTTCCAGAAAGCAGAGTTTCCTGATTTACCTCATTCAAATTGCTGGTATTGGCGTCATTGGTGGATTGATAGGAACCGCTATTGGCGTTGGTCTTCAAGCGGTATTTCCCTACATATTACGGGAATTTTTACCTTTTGAGTTAGAGATTACCATTAACACACAACCCTTAATCATGGGTGTGTTGTTGGGTCTTTTCATGTCTGTGCTGTTTGCCTTGCTGCCCTTAATGCGCACCTGGTATGTTTCTCCATTGGAAGTCTTAAGAGTAACCAATTCTTCATCTGCCAGATCTAATACGGCTCGAATTATTGTGATAGGGTTGATCGTTTTGTCCCTGTATCTTTTCTCCTGGTGGCTATTGAAAGATGCGTTGTTTGCGCTAGCGTTTGTGGCTGGTGTACTGGTGACCTTTGCTATTTTAGCTGGTATTGCGATAGGTGCGATGCGCTTGATCAAAAGGAATTTTCCTAAACGCGCTGGATTCACGACCCGACAAAGCTTGCTCAACCTTTTCAGACCCAATAACCAAACCGTCGTGTTACTCGTTGCCATAGGTTTGGGAACCTTTCTGGTAAGCACTTTATACTTTACCAAAGACATTTTACTGGGAAAAACCGAAATAGGACAGGCCTCTGAAAGAGCCAATATCATAGCACTGGACGTACAGCCCGATCAACTGGATGCTGTGGTGGCTACTTTTGAAGAGAATCAATTACCCGTGATTGACAATATTCCGTTAGTCACGATGCGCATGCATAAGATCAAGGATCAATTGGTAAGCGAACTGCGTGTCGATACCACACGACAAATACGCGGCTGGATCCTCAATCATGAGTTTAGAACCACCTATCGCGATAGCTTGATACCGTCAGAAAAGATCATTGCAGGCAGCTGGACACCTTCACAAAAAACAGGCGAACTGGTGCAGATTTCCATTTCAGATAACCTAGCCCAAGATGCCAACGTTACGGTAGGCGACCGCATTACCTTAAACGTACAAGGTGTTCTTATGGAAACTGTGGTGGGCAGCATACGCCAGGTGGATTGGGCCAATCTACAGATCAATTTTTCCATCGTTTTCCCTAGCGGAATTTTAGAAAATGCACCGCAGTTTAATGTGCTAACGACCTACGCACCAACCGAGGAGCAATCGGCAGGATTCCAGCGGGATCTGGTGAGAAAGTTCCCTAATATCTCCATCATCGATTTGCGACAGGTTTTTAACGTGGTAGAAGATATACTGGACAAAGTCTCATGGATCATCAACTTCATGGCGTTCTTCAGCATTCTTACGGGAATCATTGTGTTGATAGGATCTGTAAGAACCAGCAAATATCAGCGCATCAAGGAAAGTGTACTGCTACGCACTTTAGGTGCCAAAAATCGTCAAATCCTTAAGATCACCGCCTTGGAATATCTGTTTCTGGGAATTTTGGGTAGTTTGGTAGGTATCATACTGGCTTTAGTGAGCAGTTTGCTGCTCGCGCTGCTCATATTCAAAGAGCCTTTTGTACCGTCAGCAGTGCCGTTTATAGTGTTTTTACCGGCAATTTCGATATTGGTTTTAATCATAGGATTGAGCAACATTCGCAGTGTATTGAGCAGTTCGCCGTTAGAAGTGCTGCGCAAAGCAGCATGA
- a CDS encoding ABC transporter ATP-binding protein, whose protein sequence is MSKIIKINGLEKTYTSGSRQLTVLKNVSFEVEKGQTFSIVGPSGSGKTTLLGLCAGLDQPNAGTVELCGHDLNQLNEDERAQLRNREVGFIFQNFQLLPTLTALENVSVPLELQGDATAVERASELLEKVGLGDRVNHYPSQLSGGEQQRVALARAFSNRPSILFADEPTGNLDEETGEKVIKLLLDINKDAGTTLVIISHDLDLAARTQQILRLKGGQVLTNEPITAI, encoded by the coding sequence ATGTCAAAGATAATAAAGATTAATGGGCTGGAGAAAACATATACCAGTGGTTCGCGACAATTAACGGTATTGAAAAATGTCTCGTTTGAGGTAGAAAAAGGGCAAACTTTTTCCATTGTCGGGCCATCAGGTAGTGGGAAAACCACCTTGCTAGGTTTGTGCGCAGGTCTTGATCAGCCAAATGCTGGAACTGTTGAACTTTGCGGTCATGATCTGAATCAACTCAATGAAGATGAGCGCGCTCAACTGCGCAACAGAGAGGTAGGCTTTATTTTTCAAAATTTTCAGTTGTTACCTACACTAACAGCTTTAGAGAATGTAAGTGTTCCTCTAGAATTACAAGGTGATGCTACTGCGGTCGAAAGAGCTAGCGAACTGTTGGAAAAAGTAGGTCTAGGCGATCGAGTCAACCACTATCCATCACAATTATCTGGTGGTGAGCAGCAACGTGTAGCGCTGGCAAGAGCTTTTTCCAATCGTCCATCCATTTTGTTTGCAGATGAACCTACGGGAAACCTAGATGAAGAAACTGGCGAGAAGGTCATCAAACTTCTCTTGGATATCAATAAGGATGCAGGAACGACACTGGTGATCATATCGCACGATCTAGACCTTGCTGCGAGAACCCAGCAGATACTAAGGTTGAAAGGTGGACAAGTGTTAACGAATGAACCTATAACTGCGATTTGA
- a CDS encoding arylesterase, with translation METLFNRAIYKQRILLNFCYFLCALSLFSCKNDTAPTTETTTETTSQESEEAQTSSDKTILFFGDSLTAGYGLDDTADAFPGVIQEKIDAAGLDYQVVNSGISGETTAGGKSRIDWTLNQKIDVFVLELGANDGLRGVPVSETRANLQAIIDAVRASDPETKIVLAGMQLPPNMGQQYTSEFKSMFSDLATENNIFLIPFLLEDVGGVPSLNQNDGIHPTVEGHKILADNVWQVLEGVISTPS, from the coding sequence ATGGAAACCCTTTTTAACAGAGCAATTTATAAGCAACGTATCCTATTAAACTTTTGTTATTTTCTATGTGCTTTGTCGCTCTTCTCCTGCAAGAATGACACAGCACCAACTACAGAAACCACCACAGAAACTACCAGTCAAGAATCTGAAGAGGCTCAAACTTCAAGTGATAAAACCATTTTGTTTTTTGGAGATAGTCTGACGGCTGGATATGGTCTCGATGACACAGCAGATGCCTTTCCTGGTGTGATTCAGGAAAAGATTGATGCCGCTGGTCTTGATTATCAGGTAGTGAATTCAGGTATTAGTGGTGAAACTACGGCTGGTGGAAAAAGCCGCATTGATTGGACACTCAACCAAAAAATTGATGTTTTTGTATTGGAATTAGGCGCCAATGACGGTTTGCGTGGCGTGCCTGTTTCAGAAACTAGAGCTAATTTACAAGCCATTATTGATGCCGTGAGAGCCAGCGACCCAGAAACCAAAATTGTTCTAGCTGGAATGCAACTACCGCCTAATATGGGTCAGCAATATACTAGCGAATTCAAATCCATGTTCTCTGATCTTGCCACTGAAAACAACATCTTTTTGATACCGTTTCTATTAGAAGATGTTGGCGGTGTTCCATCCCTAAATCAAAACGATGGCATACATCCTACCGTTGAAGGTCATAAAATATTGGCAGATAATGTTTGGCAAGTATTGGAAGGCGTGATTTCTACACCTTCATGA
- a CDS encoding LLM class flavin-dependent oxidoreductase, whose translation MKKNQTLYSILDLALVSQGQTTQQTYHNALKIAQAAEDNGYERYWLAEHHNAPNIGSSATSILIGYLAENTNTLRIGSGGIMLPNHSPLIIAEQFGTLASLYPNRIDLGLGRAPGTDRETAQAIRSDFMQAAHSFPAELEKLETYFKKENARSKVRATVAEGVDVPLYILGSSTDSAHLAAAKGLPYAFASHFATTHLFDALKIYREEFKPSEVLDKPYVMAGVNVIIADTDEEAQALSTSLIKMILGIFTGKRDFVQPPVEMDDDLQQVMQHPQIHQMLKYSFIGSKETVKEQVKDFLKQTNADELIAVCNIYDINDKIKSYTSFANIMKELAAEKEAVAA comes from the coding sequence ATGAAAAAGAATCAAACATTATATTCCATACTTGATCTTGCACTGGTATCGCAAGGTCAAACGACTCAACAGACGTACCACAATGCCCTTAAAATTGCTCAAGCTGCCGAAGACAATGGTTACGAGCGATATTGGCTTGCAGAACATCACAACGCTCCCAACATAGGTAGTAGTGCTACATCCATATTAATTGGATATCTGGCAGAAAACACCAATACCTTGCGCATAGGATCTGGCGGCATCATGTTACCTAATCACTCGCCATTGATTATAGCAGAGCAATTTGGAACTTTGGCAAGCCTTTATCCCAATAGAATCGATCTAGGTTTGGGTCGTGCACCTGGTACAGATCGTGAAACCGCACAAGCGATTCGCTCTGATTTTATGCAAGCCGCACATTCCTTTCCAGCAGAACTGGAAAAACTCGAGACTTATTTCAAGAAGGAAAATGCAAGATCAAAAGTTCGCGCCACGGTAGCTGAAGGTGTTGATGTGCCTTTATACATCCTTGGATCCAGCACCGACAGTGCACATCTCGCGGCAGCAAAAGGATTACCCTATGCATTTGCCAGCCATTTTGCTACCACTCATTTATTTGATGCCCTAAAGATTTATCGAGAAGAATTTAAGCCATCAGAGGTTTTGGATAAACCCTATGTAATGGCAGGTGTGAACGTAATTATTGCTGACACTGACGAAGAAGCACAAGCTCTATCCACATCTCTGATTAAAATGATTCTAGGGATCTTCACTGGCAAACGCGATTTTGTGCAGCCTCCAGTGGAGATGGACGACGATTTACAGCAAGTGATGCAGCATCCACAAATACATCAAATGCTCAAATATTCCTTTATTGGCAGCAAGGAAACTGTCAAGGAGCAAGTAAAAGATTTCTTGAAACAAACCAATGCCGATGAGCTCATCGCAGTTTGTAATATCTATGATATAAATGATAAGATCAAATCCTACACCTCATTTGCAAACATAATGAAAGAGCTAGCTGCCGAAAAGGAAGCAGTGGCAGCATAA
- a CDS encoding cold-shock protein, with protein sequence MSTGTVKFFNETKGFGFITEEGVDKDHFVHISGLIDEIREGDEVSFDLKEGNKGLNAVNVKVL encoded by the coding sequence ATGAGTACAGGAACAGTAAAATTTTTCAATGAAACTAAAGGTTTCGGATTCATCACTGAAGAAGGTGTTGACAAGGACCACTTCGTACATATCTCAGGATTGATCGATGAAATTCGCGAAGGCGATGAAGTATCTTTTGATCTTAAAGAAGGAAACAAAGGATTGAACGCAGTAAACGTAAAAGTTCTTTAA
- a CDS encoding dienelactone hydrolase family protein, with amino-acid sequence MAIIKREDISQEVFDLYDDYAHNKIDRRVFLERLSVFAVGAMTLPSLLSFVQPNYENPTVPVDDDRFASEYITYESPKGGGQIKGLLSKPAHLTGKVPGIVVVHENRGLNPYVEDVGRQGAIDGFITLAPDALTPLGGYPGNDDEGRAMQSKRDRLEMLEDFIAAYHYVKNHENCNGNVGVVGFCFGGWVANMMAVQLPGLGAAVPFYGRQPDKEQAAEVKAPLLLQYAGLDERVNAGWPEYKEVLETNNIEHTAYFYEGVNHGFHNYSTPRYDKAAADLAWSRTIDFFKKHLS; translated from the coding sequence ATGGCCATTATCAAACGAGAAGACATTTCCCAAGAGGTTTTTGACCTCTATGACGATTATGCCCACAACAAGATTGACAGACGTGTCTTTTTGGAGCGTTTATCGGTTTTTGCGGTAGGCGCGATGACACTACCTTCATTGCTCAGTTTTGTGCAACCCAATTATGAAAACCCAACGGTTCCCGTCGATGACGATAGATTTGCGAGTGAATACATTACCTATGAGTCTCCTAAAGGTGGCGGCCAGATTAAAGGTTTGCTTTCAAAACCAGCTCATCTGACAGGTAAAGTTCCCGGTATAGTAGTGGTTCATGAAAATCGTGGGTTGAATCCTTATGTGGAAGATGTAGGTCGACAAGGTGCGATTGATGGATTTATCACATTAGCACCAGATGCCTTGACACCGTTGGGCGGTTATCCAGGTAATGATGATGAAGGTCGTGCCATGCAAAGCAAGCGCGATCGATTGGAAATGCTGGAAGACTTTATCGCTGCTTACCATTACGTCAAAAACCACGAGAACTGTAATGGCAATGTAGGTGTTGTGGGCTTCTGTTTTGGTGGTTGGGTGGCAAACATGATGGCCGTACAACTGCCGGGTTTAGGCGCTGCGGTACCATTTTATGGTCGACAGCCTGACAAGGAACAAGCCGCCGAGGTTAAGGCGCCGCTCCTACTTCAATATGCTGGACTGGATGAGCGCGTGAATGCCGGCTGGCCAGAATACAAGGAAGTTTTGGAAACCAACAATATTGAGCATACCGCTTATTTTTATGAAGGTGTCAACCACGGCTTCCACAATTATTCCACACCTAGGTACGACAAAGCTGCTGCAGATCTCGCCTGGAGCCGTACAATAGATTTTTTCAAAAAGCATCTTTCTTGA